tattttttttctctttttagtTATGCGCGTAGTATCGCACGACTGAGAAAAACGGACGCGACTTGTCGTGAATCGAGTTTTATAcgtatttttcttcgtttcCCTTTATGTCAGATATATCGAGTTCGACTCTCGCTttcttgatctttttttttttaatttgcatatcgCGCGTGTGAATCATGTGCGCTGTATAGaagttattgaaattttacgttCCTCCTTGccccttttttttctatgtataCCAGTGCACTTTCCTTGTTTAGAAAGTGAAGAGTACGGGGACTAATTTCGATCTCATTTTATATGCGTTTTCAATCGCGGTGACGGAAAATTAAACACGTTTCGAATCGGCGAATCGCGAAGATTGAATTTCATTTCTTCTACGTCCCGTTATACGCGTACTCTTCAATCGTCCCTTTGCAACGTTTTCGTTCGCCGAACCGCGAGATTACTAATGAAGACCACGCATTCAATTTTGACGATTATCTTTGGTCTCATTGCGAGAGAGTTcctatttaatgaaaaataaaatagtaattggTAAAAAAAACGACGAGAAAAGTTTGGtgaggcaaaaaaaaaaaagaaataattgagcGTGGCGGAAACGCGGCATTCGGCGAGCGAGCTCGTCGGATTACGTTTGCTAGTCAGAATTGGTTTAAAAACGATGAAGCAAGCTAaggattttttttacgattagTTACTgcctattattattaattaattaatctgttAAGATTAAACGTTACGTTAATTGACGCGGCCCCACTTTCGAGCTGCACTCATCCTGAAGTAAAGTAGGTCAACGTATACACGCGCGCAAACATAGGCAACACACAGACACATACGCACACAGCTGCACATACGAAACGGTATACAAACTACGGTTCTTTAGTTACTATTCACGTAGATTGAGACGacgatttatgaaaattaattacagtCCGCCGAGAGAGACGTAggtcatattaaattttagtcgataacttcttatttttgttacgaacttccttttttttctttctcatgCCTTAGACGCATACACTCACGCAGGCTTAGCGCTGCTGCAAACTATTACATGTAGCGTAGTGCTAAAACATCATCACTATTATTACACCTACTGCTACCGCTATTGCTAGAAAATGTTAGtatattgctattattattattattattattattattattattattattattattattattattattattattattattattatgttatatatattatatgttattattaacattatattattattaatattattataattattataattattatattattattagcatCGTATTAGGATCCGTGTTGTAAACTGTTCTGTCTTCGTTCGCGTGTGGTACATTAGGTAAATCAATGTGATACATGTCTAGTTCTCTTTGTGTCAATTCGACCGTGATTAGTTCTTCTTTTtcacaatctttttttttgtttctttttttaattcatctcTCGTATGTGGTTCCTCGCGTCGAAATTCGCGATCGACGACGACTTTTTCCTTGCGTGAGAGAGGCAGGATAATGTATCTTTAAAATACGCTGACGATTGTCACATGGAGTTTAGGACACGtgcatttattaaactttatcgTTACCTATTATTACCTTGTCAAATGAAATACCGGGTGTACGAACGCGTCAAGCGTGCGGAAGATACTCTTACAAATCTTCCCTCATATATTGCGTCTAGGCGTATCAGAATTCCGAATATCATTTAgtgaatttgataaaaatccaGATTACATCtgtgttaagaaaaaaaatatgcggtTCTCAAGGCGCGAAATTAAAAGTTGCATTGATCTCGATAAGGAGCGCTCGTACACTCGGCGATATTCGTTATTAGTTAACGCTATTAGTTATTATCAGTTAACGCTCTTAGTACTATTACCACTATTATTAGTTATCGCTATCGACTCTTGATACGTTCCCTATTGTCGATCGGCGAGCGAGATAACTATTTCGATTGCCCCTCGTCTCAAGCGTGCTTCGTTGCGTAGTGctgtcacatttttattttcatcgattATCAACAATTGGGACACAAAATTGGGATCTCTCGAAAGTTATTATCGCACACAGGAAATACTTCTTGTcttttgatacattttataatgcgattataatttttagaatagtaaaataattcttagaATTAAACGTGTGTCTCTCGTGAAATTGTTACGTCCGGAttgttcaaacattttttcatttctaaatTGACATGCGACAGCACTAACCATGGAGTTAATCGATTGAGGCGGGGCAAGGTGTGCGCGATTTGAGATATTTCGATGAAGGGTTTGTGTCCAAAAAGTGCGATGACGAATTAAACAAACCAGATTTCGCGATCGGGACGTCAAAGCGAGAAGAGCGGTTCTTCTCCTCGCTGGCCGTTCCGATCGCGGAACCGTTCTAGTTGCAACTAGAGAAGCTATGGGATCCTCAAAGCGCCCACGCACGTCGCGAGCTACGTACATACAATTTCGAGTTTCGGAAACAATCGAcgcgcgaaaaaaaagaagtacgaaaagaagaaaaaaaggagcGAGCTGTTTTAAAGCGAGCACTATagtaagaaaaagaaagagatagataTTAAGAAGGAAGCATACAATTATATTCGCACCAGTCTCTTTCGGTTACGAGCGAGTTCCGCATTGTGTAGGATATGTCTAATTGATGATTACGATGTGAAGATAATATTCACGAGATGAGGACGAGGATGGTCGATGATTGCGACTAACGGTGGAAGAGCGAGACCCAAATTGAGAAATCGCGAGAGCCTTTTTGCACGAATACGCATTACGAACGGATGCGTAACCTCTAGGAACGTTCTTTTTGTTGTTGTTAATGATGATGGTAATGATAATACgtcgatttaaaaaataagaggaAGAAGGTGCTTCTGTGCGACGGAAAGAGCTTCCGGGCACGCGTGGAAGGAAAATtcgaaattcgaaaaaaaaccCAATCTTTTCCCTACCACGTACGCGACGATCCGATTCCATCTCGCGTACGTGGGCAGTGTTCGATGAGAATTCAAAACTAGCATGTATCGATAATTACTGGAATCAAGTTTTCTGGACGATCAGTCGACCGTCAATTATCTTTCCAGTAGTATAGCAACGACGGGCGAGCGGGATCGCAAAAATCTCGCGCGTCGATTCTTCTGattcaagaaataattgttcTTACGACCGATCGGAATATGCGAGATGTCAATTTCATTCTTCGATCCCGTTCGCCCCCCGTTGCTGCGCTCTATTTAGCCGAAAAGGATGCTCAATTCTTGTCGATCGATCATATTGCCATAATCTGTATTTAGGACGCTCGAAAGATGTGCTTTATTTATTGCGGCGCAAAATTTGTTACTCGAAAAAAAATGCGCGACGCTTCATCAAGGCCCTTTCTAATGTTCCAAAATAGCACTTTCGACATAACAAAATAGCCATTTCGACtacgaatattttttcaaagaatattttttcaagggatatttctcaaattttgaTGTTCGATACACGATCAAGCGCAGGAAAGGGTCTCGACGAAACGCCGCGGCTCTCTCGATCAAACATATCAAAATACATTGACTCCACGTTGGAGAATAATGCGAAATTACTTTCGACATGTAATTAGATTGTAAGCGACAAAATCGGACGAAGCACGCGTCCACGCGCGAAGCGcgacgcgcgctcgcgcgtaGACGCCATTGAACACTGCATGATCGATGatcgcgagagaaaaaaaaaaaaagatcaacgCGAGATCGAGGATGGGAAAAGATCCGATCCTTGAAACATCCTTTAGGCTTACGATCGAGGATTAAGAGTTCGTTAGATGTTAATGTCTGCGGAGCGGGTCGGTTTGGCGTCTTCGTGGAAGTGATCTTCGCGCAAAAATCTTATCGCAAAATTCCAAATTCTCCGAAATTATATCGACAGGAATATGAAATTTGTCTGTGTGATAGTCTTTTATggcaataagaaaaaagattacGTTTATACGGGAAGAGAATCGAGGAACTTGGTCGAATAAAAAGATTCGAACTGAGGAGATCACTTCGACAAGATCGCGAAGCCGATTCGCGGGCGTGTAGATCGAAGATAGGCGAAAGGAAAAGAAGTTTATAAGCGAGATATAAATTCTTTGTGCCTCACGACTTCCGGCTGGACGACCTTTCGCGCGCAACGATACCCGTAATTAATTCCTCGGATCGTTGGACGGGAGATGAATGAAAGAATTCGAGTCGCGgttaaattgtaaatacgCGGAAATTGTGTGCGAAACGCTCCCGATTGTGAAATTCGTTCCTTCGTAAGGCGCAAACGGAAGCTCGTCGACACCGGAAGCACGCGATCGGCCAGCCTAAATTTAAGgtcttttttagaaattagCGGCGGAAAGGCAGATATATATCGCGAGGGCGACTATCGCTGCAATTTTATGAATGAAAGAGCAAGGGTTTGCCTGCGAAGCGAAGCGAATTGCGAGACAGAATGAACGACTGAGAGAATGCATTGACGAAGAGCGTTTGCTAGCGAGAATGCGAATCGAGTAAATGAGAGTGGCGTGAGagagaaatgttaaatgtgAGAAAATGGGATGTAAGTGCGTACGAGATAGgagaataaacaaaattttactaCCAAGTGGACTAGAATCGCAACCGATGGGCATTATTaagcgaaaataaaattttcggaGCGTTTTTTCGACGAAGAAAAGCGTCCAAAATTGTAcctattttcattttataaattatatatatatatgtatatgtatatgtatatgtatagatatACGACGACCTAAAccattattattgcaagatgTAATtgcaagagagagaaagagagagagagaaagagagagagagggagagagtgTGAAAGAGAGCGTGTGTGAGAGCAAGGTATAGGAAGAcgatgaaaaataagaaattattgtaTCTATATTCGGAAAAATGATCGATGATGTGTATTCGAAtcgtgattattattatatattatgattattgtGTATAGTTAAGGCGAAAATGGAATTTTAGACGAAATTATCGAACTCGAGGTATACATATAGGGATTGTAAGTGAGTAAAGAGCGCGAGAGACAGTgcgaaagagaaggagagaaagggagagagaaagagagtgagagagagaatttcTCGATGGTGATTGCACATTGCATGTCGACAGGCAACAAAACAAAGTCCCCCTCCCCTCCAGTAAaatcaatagaaaaattaagtcACGGCCGAGTGAAATACAAAAGCAAAAAACGTTTCGAGTTAGTGAATTTTTgggaaatttcaaaatttatgcaaaacgGGCgacttttttccatttttcgaaAACCGCGGTTCTtccagaaaagaaaaagaagaagagagtGATTCTCGTTTCCTTTGTGCCAGGACCAAAAGAAAGCAAATAGCcgaatatatatctatatataaaaatatacatatatgtatgtatgtatgtacgtacaTACGCTCGTATGTACGTACGTACATGAATCAACACACGCAACGTGTACGAGACGTGCGAGCGCGTCCTCCAGCGCGGCGATTCTGCCGGATCGATGCGCGAACGTGCGACTTTCGGACAACCAGAACGAGTGCCTCGGGTCCGATCCCGAAAGAGGACGGGCCCAGATTTGGGAAAATTCTTTGCCGGCAGATCGGCGCGCTCGGGGACACGGAGAGTGGAGAGGAGGAGAGGCAACAGGAGGCAAAATTAGCTTGGACAGCAATAGTTACAGATCAGAAACAAGCACAATAGACAGGttgaccaaaaaaaaaaaagaaaaaaaagaaaaaaaagaaacgatgtCGGAACAGCGGAAACAAAAATCGCGTCAACACGAGGCAACATATagttaaatatactttatcgCGCACAGATCGCAATTTCAGTTCTCCCCTCGCGATCGTAGATCGAtcgttattagatttttcgaCGCTCACGGTGCCGCGACATCGGTGTCCCTCGATCGAGAACGAATTCTTCGCGAACGATCGTTCGGTTGAACATCGCGAGACGAtcggaaggaaaaaaaaaaaaaaaaaaaacgcgaaaGTCATTATCGATCGACGGACCCACGACGTTGTTGACGCCTTCTCTTTTCACCGCGAAATATCCGTTTTTCTCACCAGTATTGTATTTTTCCCCTCTTCCCCTTTTTCCCCATCAAACTTCAGCCTGATTACAGCATCTTTATGTGCGGTACAAATCCCGCGAATATATCCCATTCCCACCCTGACCACTCCACCGTCACCCCTCACACAACCAATCCGCCCTCCATCCCCTCCCCGGTCCCTCCACTACCAAATCGATTTACCAGTGTGAGTGAATGTGTCAACACGTGCGAggatttaaaaagattaaaaaaaagaaatctagaGCGAATTTCAAGGAGGAAaggtggaaaaaaaatgtggaaaGCGTCGAGCAAAATGCGATCGTGAGGATtgattaaaagagaaaataaccGGGAAAccgtgcacacacacacattcgtCGGACTGTGTAGGGACATTTTGCATCAATTGTGTAAGAGACGAGACAGAGGGAGAaagtgtgcgtgtgtgtgagAGAAAAGGGGAGATtaaaagcgaaaaaaaaagattcaatAAAAGAGGAAGCGAAGTCGAGTGAGAATGCGCGTGTGGAAGATGCGAGAGCGAGAGGTAGAAGAGAGATCCtaagagagcgagcgagaagaaaaaaaaacggcggaagctaaaaaaacaaaatgtacgAACGAACATTGATACTGTCTTCGTTTTTTAAGGTCGTTTCTCCGTTCGACACGctactatataaatattgacatTTGTCATTGGATTATTACCAACGATGATGaagtatcattattattattattattacgaaactattattattacgacgataaatgattattattattattattactaccatttattattgtcattattatcacaatttattattgcgatGATGatcatgattattattattaatattattattattattacgtggtacaataaaaatttaataagcatACCTAGTCTCGTGACTTTCAACCAGTCCCATAGTTGTGGCATGATGATAGCTGCCCTATCGCGTGACTTCAGTACCATGATCTCTCTTACGTCCAAAGATAGCGATAACTGCCTACAAATATCACAAGAAAACAGAAAGTTAGTATTTATAATGTGCAATGTTATCGAGTCTGCAGGAACGGTCCACTTTTCATCTCATATCTCCACTCAACAAAAATCGCACAATagacttttgtaattttcttattttcttttatttacaatttataaaatgcttaaattcattatcaagattattttgtacacagacacttacataaaataataataaaataagtagcaTCAATTTTAAAACGCTACACAACGAACCGATATTATCGCAGATAACTTCTGATAATCTAAttcgatttttataaagaGACGTTTTTTGTTATCTATTGCAAACCTAGATCTCGTCGCGTATCTTTTGTACgcttcttaattaaattttcgaaagtCGAATATTGAGTATATCCGAGTCTGTTGACAAATATCGCACGGGGTCATCAACAGCCTGAACGAAGTGGCACGCTGTGGTGCAACGTCGAGTTAGTATAAGATACAACACGAAGAAAGAAGTGTCATGCTTCGTTTCGGTGCCCGCGGCAGATTCGTCATCTGCGACAATCTTGAGAAATGTCTAAATGTTTTTGGCGGCGTGTATGACACCTGCAGCATAGCCGCTATGTCGAGGATCAGGAAGAGAGGTGGAAGTTCGACGTCAAATTGTTTGATCGATTCCGCGGTACTGCGTGCAACCGCTGAAGCGATTCAGAAGGAAAATCGTCGGCTGTCGTCAACGTGGCCCCGCAATAAAGCCCAGAAAACCTGCCTTTACGAACTACACGTGGAAAAACAAGGCAAGTCGCAGATTTGGGTGTGAAACTACAACTATAATAAGTTAAATAATCTCTCTAACagaatttatgattatattattcaaattgtgTTTTAAATCTGCCGGaaactattatataatgtaattcgATATGAACAAACAATactaaatacataaaaactttagtttttgaaatatatttttaaatttataatgtaatgttGTTATACATTAATGCagaacatatttaaaaattggacAAATTGTTtaacttaaattatttaagcattTGAGatcaagtaaattatttattaactcgttttatcaatttttaggTAAAGTTATCAATTTTTCCGGATGGCTGCTGCCGGTGCAGTATCAAGAGACGATTGCTGCGTCTCATCTGCACACCAGATCTTTGGCATCGCTCTTCGATGTCGGTCACATGCTACAAACACGTGTCTCTGGTAAAGATGCCGGAGAATATCTGGAATCCTTGACAACATGCGAtctgagaaatttaaataatggcGCCGCGACTCTGACAGTGTTCACCAACGACAAGGGAGGAATTCTCGATGATCTTATTATCACGAAAGACGACGAGAACAGATACTTTATTGTGTCTAATGCAGGAAGGCGGGATGAGGACAGTCAACATCTTTTGGAGCGTCAGGTAAaacattgtatatttttgatatattttaatcatcacaatttacaataaagatttttctacTTTCAGGAAGACTTTAAAAAGATTGGTAAAAACGTGTTTATTGATTTCCTGAGTCCTTTAGAGCAAGGACTAATAGCACTTCAAGGCCCTGCAGCAGCAACCGTCCTTCAATCgttagtaaaaattaatcttcagACTCTCAAGTTTATGAACAGCGTGAAAACCGAGATATTAGGCAGTAAAGTCAGAATTTCGCGATGTGGGTATACCGGAGAAGATGGCTTCGAGATCTCGGTGCCTGCGAAGAACGCAGTTAATCTAGTCGAGAGAATTTTAAAGATTCCTGACGTGAAACTGGCCGGTCTGGGAGCCAGGGATAGTCTAAGGTATCTagatagatattattatatattgtattgaaGTAACATTCTTGGAACATGCACACACACAGCGAAGATAATGCAAAGATGGAAAGAATATGAAACGagaaatttacagaaaataattaaagatattaaataaaagtagtaTAAACTCGAATGGGATtctatttaaacattttttttgtaaatcttTGCAGACTAGAAGCTGGACTCTGTCTATATGGTCACGATATCAACGAAAACACTACACCAGTCGAAGCAGCTCTTACATGGCTAGTAGGTAAGTaatcttacaaaaattattaaattaatctttgaaTGCGATAGATATTTTCCCACACAAACGCTGTcctatataacaaatttttcctATTCAAACGCTTTTAAATGGACGAATACTTTTCTCGCTTTATTTAACTTTGTCATGCAAACCATAAGAACTGTTCCTTCGTTCCtcacttttaataataatttacagaatattgatttttcttcCAGCAAAGCGACGAAGGGCCGAGGCCAACTTTCCAGGCGCACATCGAATACTTTCGCAAATAAAAACGGGCGTAACAAAGAAACGCGTCGGGCTCTTATTAAATCAAGGACCACCAGCTAGAGAAGGTGCGCCTATATTAACATCGGAAGGTGAGCCTGTGGGCAGCGTTACTTCCGGTGGACCAAGTCCAACTTTGGGCCGGTCAATCGCCATGGGATACATACCACCAGATTTGGCACAATTCGGCGGCGGAGTGTTAGTCGAAGTACGAGGAAAAACGTACAAAGCCACTGTGACGAAGATGCCCTTTGTGAAAGCAAACTACTACACTACGAAATAATGTGTTAAAACCGATTGATCTTTGACAGAATCATAGTGTTTCGAAgcgtttttaattgataatgatgaatgtttttatatggactataaatttattcagcAAAGATGTGAACGATTTGTTGATAGATTTCTAGTGACAGATAGTACAAATCATAACTAATGATTGAAACTGATAGATAGATTTCTAACGAATTGCTACTATGCTTTATTTGCATAAACTGAtcattgaaaataactgaaaataatataaaaaagaatattaattaaatttctaacttgatttttaaatattactactattactttgctaaaaaaataataaaaacctattacaatattacaatatatattttagcagagtagtaaaatagaaatggattattaattattcaaattgaatAATCATAAAACAATACTATAgcaataatagatattttaatacctattataaattataaatatggatttggtgacaaattatttttatcaatttattattaggaaatatattgatattcttGCATTGAtccttttttattgtaaattataacttaattttctttatataacttAAACATATTGttacatacttttttataaaaaaacttgataattaattctatgACTAATTctcttatttcatttataaccTTATATACATAAGCCCATATcattagattaataatttaatgtaaattgattaactgcgtaaaaaatattaactttgtttatatatacaaaaaaatttatatttatttaaaaatattaatgtttgaGAATTTCATCTAACGCTTTTAAATGGAAAAGTACTTTTAATTTCTGACTGTAATTAAAAACGGCATGAGGATATACTTTCTATATATTCTGTGCTATTCCAATCTAGCTGATTGTACACCTAAACTCGCTCGTCTCTCTATTGactaataaaatctttcttaTTGTACGACCTTATAGAAACTGTTTATATCATACATAACGTATTTATTATGTCAGGTATCAATATTCTTCTTCTCAGTGTTCGATGATTTCTCGAAACAGTGAGATCGCGAATTGGTTTATATATCTCTAACATTCACAATCTGAAACGGTACTGTACTATTGTTAATTGCTAGgatactatattttaattaaggcacaattttaatatatataggtgAGTTTTtcaaaacacaaaataattctctcttattaaaaatttagaaaaatttataaaatataataaatataacttattattttctcgaaaatatctttttcagagttatctatattattaattttacttcatttttttcttttttcactttGCA
Above is a genomic segment from Linepithema humile isolate Giens D197 chromosome 6, Lhum_UNIL_v1.0, whole genome shotgun sequence containing:
- the LOC105671242 gene encoding aminomethyltransferase, mitochondrial; amino-acid sequence: MLRFGARGRFVICDNLEKCLNVFGGVYDTCSIAAMSRIRKRGGSSTSNCLIDSAVLRATAEAIQKENRRLSSTWPRNKAQKTCLYELHVEKQGKVINFSGWLLPVQYQETIAASHLHTRSLASLFDVGHMLQTRVSGKDAGEYLESLTTCDLRNLNNGAATLTVFTNDKGGILDDLIITKDDENRYFIVSNAGRRDEDSQHLLERQEDFKKIGKNVFIDFLSPLEQGLIALQGPAAATVLQSLVKINLQTLKFMNSVKTEILGSKVRISRCGYTGEDGFEISVPAKNAVNLVERILKIPDVKLAGLGARDSLRLEAGLCLYGHDINENTTPVEAALTWLVAKRRRAEANFPGAHRILSQIKTGVTKKRVGLLLNQGPPAREGAPILTSEGEPVGSVTSGGPSPTLGRSIAMGYIPPDLAQFGGGVLVEVRGKTYKATVTKMPFVKANYYTTK